The window AATGAATAACCGATGTTCTATGAAGTTTGTCGGCAAAATACATATACATTCGCGTTTTTAATTTTAATCCTTCACACTGTTTTAATGCTTCGTCAAAAAATCCGTCAACAGCTATAAGGTTTGTATCGGTAGTATGTGCAAATTCCTTCGGATTATCTACACTAAAATACATTTGAGCATTGGTGTTACCGGTTTTTCTAACATATTTATTAGCTAATTTTAATCCGGCGGAATTTGTTGCATCAAATACCAATTCGCCTGTAAGAATTAAAGCCTTCATTTCCTTAATCATCTGTATAATTTTATTTTCATTGAAGTACTGATATACTCCTGCAACAACAATCATAGTCGGCAATGAAGTATCTATTTCTTTTATCCAATCAAGAGTAAACATATCTCCTGAAATCAATTTTTCATTATCCGCATTTCCCAATACTCTTTTTCTGGTGCTTATAACATTAGGTAAATCTATTTGATAAAAGCAGGCTGTAGTATTATTGATACGATTATAAGCGGTTTCCAAACCGGCTCCTAAAAACACTACATTGCTTTGAGCATTTGTTTCAAGAAACTTTATTATTTTTTTATCCATTGTTTGCTGTCTGCATACACTTGCCATATAAAAATATTCGGTAGTGTTATTTTTTATATCATCTATCGGTATATACCGTTTTAACGACAATGCTTTTTCATCATAAAAAAATTCGGGGAATTTTTCAGATGCATATATTCTTGCTGCAAGCGGAATGTATAAGGTGTCCTCTACACCATTAAGTAAATTTTCCGTACTCATATCATAAACCTCCTTATAAAATAAACAAGCACAGAAAATATCGATTTTCGAGCATTGTTTATTTTCCGCCGTTTCGTAAGCAACGCTGAGAAACGGCATACAATAATGCGAGTTTGCAAAATAGTTCTTTTAAGCAAACTCGCAGTGTTTTTAATCGGCGCTATTTAAGCCGATTAAAATAAACCTCCCTATAAATTCGACAACCGCAAAAATCATCGGATTTTGAGGACTGTCGAATTTCCTCACTTTTGTAAGCGCAGCTTGCAAAAGTGCATACAATAATGCGAGTTTGCAAAATAGTTTTTTTAAGCAAACTCGGGCTAGTGTTTTTAATCAATGCTATTTACATTGATTAAAATAAACCTCCTTTCACTTTATTGATATTCAAATTTCAATTTAACTTTCGCAGTATCAGACATAATAATATTTATTTTATCTCTACATTAGTTATCAGGGTTTGTTTGTTATAATCTTTGCCCGATATTTTTTCCGTAATTTCACCGATTGTTATCGTATCATCTATTTTTATCTCGCAGGTAAATAACACGGAATTTTCCCATTTTATATTTGCTTCAATAAATATTGTATAGGTTCCCTTTTCTACGAATTCTCCGACCTCATCTTTGATATCCCATTCCAATTCAACCTTTCCGGATTTAGGAGTTGCACTGCTTATTCCGTCTATGCCGATATTTTTTACGGCTTTTCTCCATAAAGGAAGGCTTTCAGGTCTTTTTTTCCATCCTTTCCCTGCCGTAAAATCGGTAACAAATAGATTTTTTACGAGTACTCCTTTTTGGTTTTCTACCCACACGGCAAATTGGTTGCTTGCCAGTCCGAATTTTCTGGTAAAATCGAAATGAATGCTTATTGTTTTTCCCCGACTGTTTAACTCCTCTGCAAATATATTTGCGGAAAGCGCCGTAAAAAT is drawn from Treponema pedis and contains these coding sequences:
- a CDS encoding class I SAM-dependent methyltransferase, whose amino-acid sequence is MSTENLLNGVEDTLYIPLAARIYASEKFPEFFYDEKALSLKRYIPIDDIKNNTTEYFYMASVCRQQTMDKKIIKFLETNAQSNVVFLGAGLETAYNRINNTTACFYQIDLPNVISTRKRVLGNADNEKLISGDMFTLDWIKEIDTSLPTMIVVAGVYQYFNENKIIQMIKEMKALILTGELVFDATNSAGLKLANKYVRKTGNTNAQMYFSVDNPKEFAHTTDTNLIAVDGFFDEALKQCEGLKLKTRMYMYFADKLHRTSVIHLKFN
- a CDS encoding DUF2271 domain-containing protein; the protein is MKKILLTVLIIFTALSANIFAEELNSRGKTISIHFDFTRKFGLASNQFAVWVENQKGVLVKNLFVTDFTAGKGWKKRPESLPLWRKAVKNIGIDGISSATPKSGKVELEWDIKDEVGEFVEKGTYTIFIEANIKWENSVLFTCEIKIDDTITIGEITEKISGKDYNKQTLITNVEIK